CCATAGATATCTACAGGATCTGGGATGCACTGGGGAAGGAGTTTCATTGTGCAGGCAAGCTCACATTACTGGGCACAGTCTTTCCATGTGGATCCTTCACAAAGAAGATGCCTTCACTGACTGGCAGCCGGACCATGTGTTTCACCTTCCGGCCCAGGGGGTTGTAAATAGTTACCTGGAACTTTGTTAGGAAGAGCAGAGTCACAACAGGCCTCCAAACCCATCTAGCAGAACACCTTCCCACACAGTCCTGGCCTCCCAGGCCAAGCCATGCCCCTCGTGATGAACTATCCTGTCCCATTTTCCTGTGCCCAGAACAGCCCTCCAAAAAGAAATTATGCAAACGCTCCATCCCCTTTAATGCAGGCTTCACCTTCTGGGGTTCAGTCCCACCTGCCTCCAGCCCTCACTCACGTTCTCTGACTTCTGGCTGACTGGGCAGATGCTGATGTTGAGTTCACGGCAGAAGGAGAAGTTCTGTTTGTTGTAGCTGAGCTGTGCCAGTGCATTGCTCACCAGAACCTGGTGACAATCACCAAAAGACCTGCACCCAAGATCTGCACCCCAGGAAACCTGGTCCAGCCCCTAGCAAGGCCCAGTCTCTTCTACCTAGACCCTGCCCCATTTCCTGTAAGCTCCACCCCTTCTCTCCCAAGAATggcccccttttcattctcccctcctccccaaaacCCTGCCCCTAAGAATCCTTTGGGGCCAACCCATCACCCTGGATCAAGCCCCTTCCTGGTTACTTCATGGTCCTGCCCCTCACACCTCACAGGGTCCCCAGCCTGCTGCCAGCTGACGAGCGTAGTCATCTACAACGTTCTGCCTTGCAGTACCAGTGACCGCATCGTGGTGCTGGAGCACCGCCATTGCCTCATCTGCCAACAGAACATCAGTTGGACGCCATCTTCCACAGAACTCTGAGCCCCACACCAAGTAAGCATACACAAAATGTCCCATGCAGGAAAACAGGGTTCTTAGGAGAATTAAGAACAGCTCTGGAAGGTTGGAGCAATCGATGGCCCACTagccaagagcactggctgacctTTCAAAGGACTAGGGTTTGACTCCTGACATCACATGTGTCTATGTCTACAgaagctgtctgtaacttcagctctgggGAATTTGACGCTTTCTTTGGCCTCCCAAGTCACCAGCTATGCATGTGGTACActgatatacatgcaggcaaaacacccacacacataaaaataagtaaatttaaaagaaagaactcaAAGTCTAGGGAAGTAGCTCAGTGTTCAGTGATACAGTGCTGTATAACATTCAAGAGGTCCAGGGTTCGATCCCGAGCACCACCAAAAGTAAAGTGCCCTAGGGATGGTTTTGGTTTCTAGCTTCAatccttctctctcccacccgCTTCAATTCCATAGTCGGCAGATGACACTCACTGAGGGGTGCACTGTCTCCTGAGCCATAGGGTCCCATGTTGGCTTCAGGACCAGCCAGTGCCTCCAGCTGGTTGCACACCTGAAGAGAAAGAGGTATGTTAGGCAGCAGCTCCTCTGGGCTTCCTGACTCCCCACATGCTCACTCACCTGCAGGAAGTTGTAGCTGAGGCGCTCATAGTGTTTGAGGGCTGGCCTGCTAGAAAAATAGCCGGTCCAGAACATGTGGGGGCCGTCAGCATAAGGAAAAAAGTCATCCTCCTTCACAGACCTGCACAGGGGCATTGAAAGCAGTCAACCAACGAAACATGCCAACCCCACCCCAAGCTCCCCAGTCCCCTGCCCCAAATACCAGGTTAGATTGGCCTTGTTCAGCTCCCAGAGGTAACACGTAGGGGTGGAGTAGAGAACATGGACCTTGCTCCCTTCTGCCTGCTGCTGGGAGAAGGCATGTGTGAGCCTCGGGATCTGTACTTCCAGGGGCCACAGGCATCCAATAGGTTGAGTTCTCTacactttttgttgttctttttaaggtttatttctttatttaatgtttatatttaatttaatattggCCTGCATGTCTCTTCATGCATCACCtgcattcctggtgcccatgaaggtcagaaaagggcaccagaacccccggaactggagttacaaatggctatgagccacctctggaagggcagccaatgctcctaatctctgagccatctctccagcccctaaacacCCTTTCTGAGTACAAAACAGTAGTCAAATGTGGGCATATGTCTTGTCCAAGACCAAACACTATCACTCTTAAAAAGATTTCAGGGATAATTCTACAATTTTacacaactttttcttttcttttttatttgctttgtttgaaaGGCACTCTTCCCCACGTTATCCAGctgccctggctagcctagaatttTTGAGTtcaaatgatcctcctgcctcagcatccctaGTAGCTGGGACTATAAGCATGGGCAGCTGCACCTAGGTGGCTTACAAAACCTTTTAAATAATCCAACTCTATTATTTAAAACAGGGAGAGATTGGGCgtgtgtggctcagttggtatgGTGCTTGCCAAGCTTGTACAAAGCTGGTTTAACCTCcagcacatctgtaattctaccCTTCCAGAGGTACAGGCCTAGCTACACAGCAAGCagaggccagcccgggctacaggAGGTCCTGTCGCCAaaacacaattaattaattaactaattaattaattaattaaggaaAATTAAGTATGTCATTATAGGgtagaatggatttttttttaagcactgtCAAGACTACCAAAAGACAGATCCACTGGTCTCTgattccaagtgctaagattaaaagtatacaccaccatgcctgactataaaataatttttttttattttaaaggaattagAATGTGTAGTCAGCTGATTTTAAAACAGAGATTACCTGGGACACCCAAAATAATCACAAGGGTGTTTAAAACTGAAAGAAGCAGCTGCAGTATGAAGCCCTTGCCAAGCATATATAAAACTCATCcatgggctgggcattggtggctcatgcctttaatcccagcactcgggaggcagaggcaggcggatctctgtgagttcgaggccagcctggtctccagagcgactgccaggacaggctctaaagctacacagagaaaccctgtctcgaaaaaacaaacaaacaaacaaacaaaactcatccATGAATCCCCAACAatgaaaaaaaggaggaagaggaacaggaggaagagaaagaggcagcagcaggactttaatcccagcattcaagaggtacaagcaggcagatctctgtgagttcaagaccaaccaggGATGTATAGTGAGATCCTTTCTTTTAACAAATGGAGacaaagaaatggctcagtggttaagactaccAGTTgcgccaggcagtggtagcatatgcctttaatcccagcactcggaaggcagaggcaaaggatctctgtgagttcgagaccagcctggtctacaagagctagttccagtacaacagccttcaaagccacagagaaaccctgtgtcgaaaaaccaaaaaaaaaaaaaaaaaaaaaaagaagaagaagaagaagaaagggaggaacgGGAAAAGGAGTGTGTAGAGAAGCGTGTAGAAGAGAAGGGGGTAGGtggaagaagacagagggaaAACTAGCAACAGAGAAGTAGAAATAACGAGGCTAATTGTGGTGTcctgcatctttaatcccagctaagAATAGCCAACTATGAATCTGTACTCCAGGATGGCAGGGGGCCCAGATAAGAGTACAATGCAAGTTTGTtgactgccagcctagctccaggttcaattctcaggaaaatgagacagAGACCAATAAAGCAGGACACTAAACATCCTCTTCCAGTCTCCAAGAACAAATGTGGTTATGTGTAtctgcgcgcgcgcacacacacacacacacacacacacacacacacttttagaaaactaaaactatgctgggcatggtagcacacgcctttagtcccagcactcaagaggcagaagcatggggatctctgagttcaaggctagcctgatctacagagtgagttccaggacagccagggctacacgggaaaccttgtctcaaaaagaaaaaggaaaactaaaactaaaagtaactttattttggttttgtgtatgattttgtttttgagacagtcgtgttcatgtgtgtgtgtgtgtgtgtgtgtgtgtgtgtgtgtgtgtccccatcccaggctggcctccaactcaaagcaATCCTCAGTGTCTGTGGTGCACCACTATACATGGCTTTTTTCCCTTTATCTCAGGCATTTGATTGTAGTCACAGAAAGCTGATTAACACACACAGGGAGGCACACTGACCTGCTCGTTGACCAGGCGGATAAGCTTGTCCATGTTTTTGAACCACATGTTGGCATTCTCATATTGGAAGTCTGAACCCATGGTCATCACAATATGGTTGGTTCGGTAATATTTTTGCTATAGATGAGAAGGCAAACCTCAGGCCCAGGTGTACTGGACTGTTCCTATGCCCAAGTGTGCAAAAGTACATGCGGGGGcctagggatgtagttcagtgtgAGAGTACTAGCCTAGCACACTCAAGACCCCAGGTTAGATCCCCAGTACAGGGTAGGGGGGATGACCCACACTCAAGAATACTTGGGGACTATGGCACATAAAAGCAGaggcaaacaaaaataaccagtGAGGGaatgggaatgtggctcagtcagtagaatGTTTCACTAGCATGCATCAAGTCCTGGGTTTGAAATCAGGCATAGCAGTACACATCTatattctcagcactcaggaaatggtGGCAGGAGTATCagaagctcaaagccagcctcacctacatagcaagttcaaagccagcttgggctgcataAGACCTTAACTGAAAACAACCAGTAGTTGCTGAAGTACTCTAGGGTTCACTACTCAGATGAGGCTACAAGGAACCATCACAAAATCCCGCCTGGACGATTCTGAGCTTGAGATCTTGTGTGACTGAACCATACCTCATatgcagcctcctcctcctcctcctcctcttcctcctctttcatgtttatttatgagGGGAGGGGACACATGCTATGGAGTGCATGGTACAGCACCAGCTTGGAGATTGAAGGGCAATTTGCAGGAGTCactgctctccttccaccaagtgggttctggaaattgagcTCTGGGTGTCAAGCATCTCACCGGTCTACTTCTTTGGTTTgcttacttgttttgttttgagatgggtctcCCAATGTagtcccaggctggcttcgagcTCACGGAGAtcaactgcctctgcccaccTGGGATTAAGTTGTGGACCACCATAGCTGGCCACACCTCTTTTTTAAACAAGGGGGGGGGGTTCTGTGTATTTACATGTTTGTAGGGGTGCATTtgcctgtacacacatgcacaaatcaCAAGAGTGTGTCAGGTGTGCCCCTACCATTCTCCacctattcctttgaggcagagtctctccctgaacctgggacTTGAATTTTCTTCACTAGGCTGAAATTCAAAAGTGCCAGTGATTCCCCTGTCTCTCCACCCCTTGGAGCTAGGGCTCCAGATAACTCCCATACAGGAGTTTGCAGTCAGGGTGACTAGCTTATTATGTTGTAccaggatctgaactctggtactCATAATTgagcagcaagtcctcttaagtgctgagctatctctccagctccttgtgtATCCTTCTAATGAAGAATAAATCTCAAAGGGAAATCTCTTGGAGGCATTCCCCTGGGCTTTGAGAAAAGTTAGGTGCCTGTGCCTGCATAGTCTAAACATCTATGTTACCTGGGAATGGGCCAGCATCAGGAAGTAACTGACCAAAGACTTTgcattgaactcagggcttttgGGATCCTCCACCAAGGGACGGTCTGCACATAGCACATCCCAACACAGGTTCTTCGGAGGATTATAATTATTGGGGAGCACACCTGTAAACCAAATTGGACTCAGCACCCCAGACCTACCCTGGGGTCAGAGCCAGCCATGTCCCCCCCAGAATAGACTTCTGAATTAGAAAGGGCtagtaccccagactgatagctgggataccagcatgggactgatccagactccaggaacgtgggtgtcagtgaggaaacctcagaaatctataggacctactgtagtagttcaatacttatccttagcataggtgtggactttgggaacacattccacatagagggatactccctgagccaagacacacgggggtgggcctaggccctatcccaaatgatatgatagactctgatgacaccctatggaaggcctcgccctccctggggagcagaaaggatatgtgataggtagggttttagttgaggggtgatggggaggaggggagggagagggaacagggattgacatgtaaaacaatcttgttcctaattcaaataaaaaagaaaggaaggaaggaaggaaggaaggaaggaaggaagggctggtACAAAAAGAACACACAGAGCCTAGCTCAAAAATCATTAAAACTTCTAAGATAATCACAGCACATCACAAAATCCCGCCTGGACGATTCTGAGCTTGAGATCTTGTGTGACTGTCCTACCCTCCTACCTCCTTACCAGTAAAGAGGTCAGCAGTTGGGGGCTTCAAGCTGGCACTGCCCCGCCACACCTCCTccatcttcagtttcttcttccgATCATCTTTATCTTGATAGTCAATGCGCCCAAGGAAGAAGCCATCAAAACCCATCTGGAGTGCAGAAGAAGGGATGGAGTGAAGGGGTGCAGGTCCTTCTTGCTCAGTTGGGAAAGACAGCACAGAAGAAGTATGCACAACTAAAACTAGGTTTTGGGAAGctgaaaaaatggctcagtggttaagagccctatctctcttccagaaaaccagggttcaatacccagcatctactatatggtggctcacaatcattactccaattccaggagatcctaCAACtgtcctctgtaggcactgcacacacatggtgcacagacatacatgcaggcaaaatactcttatatattaaataatacatGACATGACCAAAAAcccatatatattaaataataaaactgaaaaaaattaataaagctagattttttttgagacagggtctcagtatgcgGCCATGCTGACCTCAAGTTCACAGTTTCCCTGcaccagcctcccaagtgtgtgCATTACAGGCACAGATCCCACAATGCCTGGATGTGCACTTCTAAGCTTGAGAGGGTCAGCAAAAAAGGGACACTCTAAAGCCAAACCCTTTCACCGCCCTGGTTATGTCAAAACCAAAGAGGCTTTTCCACTCTCTACAGTCCAAGGTAGGGATAGGTCAGCACAGACATGAACTTAGTTTTAAAGCAGGGTAGTGCCACTGGTCACTGTTCAGAGCACCCTAGAAGGCTAGTGGAGTCCAAGTTTTAATACAGCCTTGTCAAGGGAAGGGACCAAACCAGctggagaaaagcaaagcagtttaAACCTGTAGTGCCCTAGGACATAGACCAAGGCTCAAACTCAATTCACAGGAGTCAAATTCACCCACGATGTGGTGTCTCAGCAAGCCAGGGGCTAGTCCCAGAAATTGCTAGAGAAGGGCAGGGTTAGAGCAGCTAAAGGAAGAATCAAAGTTAAGTTAAAGGTCTGGTCCAAAAGAAAATAGGGTGGCTGGCACCTGGGCAAACAGAGAGGCCTGTTCTCGAGAGTGGCCAAAAGGGTCAATATGCCAGGCTACACGGGGACGCCCACTGCTACCGAATGTGTCTTGAAGGAAGCGTAGCCCAAGTGTCATCTGATCCACAATAGCACCATAGTGGGTGGTGGCCTCATCATTCATCACCCAGCCACCATTGACAAACTCCAGGCGCCCTGTACAAGGAGGGCAAGGGGAGAAGATTATCTGTTAGGAACAGGGCCATCATAGGCAAGGCTAGGAGAATAGACCATACTGTTACtgaagatgaagaggaggggAGTTTCCAAGCCAGTACACTTAGATCTGCATGACAGGCTTCCAGGGAAACTAATAGAGGCAGGGCCTTGTGGGACACAGATCTCCACATGAAAAGAGATTCGAAGCAGGCAGAACTATCATCGGTTCAGTGTATACACATTAtgatatgataaaaaaaattccaggcctttcattccagcactagggaagcaggaGAATTTCCataagttcatggccagcctgatgtgcatatcaagttccaggccaggaaggGCTATGTAATAAGACACTGTCCcattaaataatagtaataaataaataatctccaAGATCAATCTGGGCTGGGCTTCTGCCTTTCACTCCTTGGGGCAGACTCACCCTGGCGCACCAGTGCCCGTACAGTGTCCTGTGTTGCATTTGTCTGCTCCTTCCACCAACGGGAAAAGAAAGCCATCTCCACATAGATGAAGCGACGGGTGGGATCCTCCAGTAGAGAGCAAATTACCGAGTCTAGGATGTACTGAACAGATGCATGCTGAACATCATTTAGGACTGTGGGCATGAAGGTCAGGTAATGAGGGACCACTAGGAGACATGCCTTGATACAAGACGGCTCATTGTACAAGCAAGATGTCACCACACTCACCCCGGGGAAGTGTCCGGGTCCCTGAAAAACTTAGAAGGCCCCCTCCCCTTACTCACTGCCATAATAGTACTGGTCCACTGTCTTCAGCCAGCCTACGTCATCATGTGTGTGAGGCAACAGATGCACGTTGAGCATGTCTGGCTTCACTGTGGGACACGTCTGCACAGAGACCCCAAAACATACACATCCGCTGTCAGTAACCAAGAGTTGGCAGGCCAACAGGGGCCTCTGAGGTAGAATCTTTGCCTAGGGTGTCCAAGACTGTAAGCTTGACCTCCACCATCACAAAGCAGGCAGGGAGGTGGTACAAGCACAAGTCTTGACTCTGGAGTAACACAGAGGGATCAAAAGCTATTGTCTGTCCCAGGCGTTCTCAGGTAGGACACACCGCAGATTGTGCTCATAGACACAACTCCCACTTTGCACAAACACCATCAGGCAGATTTCATACTCATGGTAACAACTATAGTAGTAGCTGGGGTTAGCTAAGCATTCACAGACAGCAGGCAACCACCCTGAGATGTGGGGCAATATTAGCTCTAGTTGTACACTGAGGCATGGTGTAGAGAGGTCACTTGCACAAGGAAGGAGCCAGGAAGCTGAGAAGCCAAACTGGGACTCCAGGCAACCTAAAGGGAGATGAATAAGGATGAGCAGCCCAGCTCACATACACTTTGGAAGGGAAGATGTGGAACCCTTTCACGTGATGTAGTCAGATTTTCAAGGCTGGCTTTCCAGCAGAGCCGCCCCAAACAGGGCTTTGGGGAATGCACTGTCACCAAACAGCGAGTTCATGCAAGTGGAACCATAGCAAACACAACCTGTACAAAGCTTAGAGTCCGGTTCTCAAGTGACCGCTCATCCTTGACCCAACCAATCACTCTATTAAGTGCATGCAAAGTCTAAGCAGGCCGGCTGGAGTCACAGGGCGGTGGATACAATCATGCGCAGCCCTGTTCTCAGGAGCTCGGCAGACATTTTCAGAAACCCAATGCACGCACTTAGAGCGCACCAGCAGATCAGCAGCAGTCACCCAAACCTCTCAACTCTAGCCCAAATACATTTCGCCCTCGGACCCCAGCTCACCTTGTAGTCCGCGGCCCAAGCGCCAGGTGTGGCCAGTAAcaaccaaaagagaaaggaaataagcTGGACAGGAGAACTCAGAGTGCAGGAGTTCATCCAGAACCAAACAGCACTCCCGCCACCAGCACAGACACCAGAGGCCAGCGGTGGGGTGCCCATGGCTCCGGAGACGCCGCTTCCGCGGGTTTCCCTAACCCAGCTAAATCCCCGAGAACGCTCCGCCCCCAGAACCCGAACCAGCCAATCGGCGCAGAagggggcagggcttaggccatCTACGAATTGTGGCTGTAGACTAGTGTACTGAGGAATTAAGAGGACAGGGAAGTACTGAGTCTGTCCCCACCCCCGTTCCACCCAGGGCTCTTTTGGCAGGAGACCTTAGCTGTAAGGCTTTGCTAGGCTTTTGTATGAGTGTAAGCAAAGGATTCAACTTTTCCAGTGGACGTCAGTGTTTCCTAAGGACTCGAAAAGTATCGATGGGATCCTAGGGTACCATACTGTTAGGGTTGGGGTCCTGGAGGGGCCTAGCGTGGCTAGCAGCTGGGGTTGAAAACAGTTCTGGTCTGCCTTGTGGGGACTGAAATACCAGAGATGAGGCTCCCAGCAGGGTTTGGACAGAGGCTGGACCTCCTGTGAGCTGGGAGGGttttggggggacagggtttccctttcCAACCCCTAACAGTCTATTCATTACTCTGTTGCTCTAACAAGAAAACCCCAGGCCAGAGTTTGGTGTGTTGGTGTGGAGTTGTAATCTTAGCATGCTGAAGGCTGGGGCTCGAATATTGCCATCCCAACTACATGATtaccaggccagctagggctacacaggaacacaaaaataaaacctagaaATATAGCTCTGTAGTATTGCACCTGTGCAGAATGGATAAAGCTCTGAATTTTGTACCCAGCAcctcaaaataaacaagtaggttaaataaataagtaaataaataaataaaaagaaagaaagaaaaccaaagccaaagTTAGTTAGGTCCGAAGGGCCAACAGTCACCCAAGTGTGGAAATAACTGTCTTGCCCCTGATGCCTAACTTAAACATGAGGCTTGTGAAATACTaactcgttaaaaaaaaaaaaaaaaaaagcctgaggtGGGAGGGAacctggaggggaggggagtgggagggagttACAACAGGCTGGTCTTTCctgggcagagcagcacccatgAACAAAAGAGAATACAAGCCATACAGAGTGGAAAATTTTATATCAACTGATTTCAACAAGAAAACTAGTGAATACTTAGGAACATGAACAGTGTTTCCCATAACAGTGACCAGGGGAGGGAAGATAAAGGGGAAGTCTGTGGTTTTACCCCTTTGTCAAAACAGAAGCAGGACCCCAAAAGAAAGGGCCAACTTCCCTCCATTCAACTGGGAGACCAGAGACAACACTCAGGCAAGTTTAAGGACAGCAGCTAAGGGCAGGTTGGAGGCAGCCAAAGGCTAGACCAGAGAGAAGGTGGGTAGGAGTCCTGGATCCAAGCCCTCTAGGTGACATCACCAAGGGGGCGTCATGGGCTGAGGGTTCTGCAGATAGGACATCACCACGGCAGAGATTGAGAGCCTGAGACAAAAAAGAGGTGTCAGTTCTAGATAGTAGGCATGGGACCCCACCCCCTGTACTCAGGATCCTCACATGAAACTACTCATCATCTGCTTCGTGTCCTCCGAGCTCCGGGAGTTGGCAAAGCTGATAAAGGAACAGTAGACAGCAACCCAAGCACACCACTTCAGCTGAAGAAAGGTGGGTGGGAAGATGGAATCAGTGAGAAGGATGCTATAAAAAAGTCCTCATGTCTGTGTACCCTTTATCTCCGACCCCATCATATTCCCACATGCCAAGGACCCTGCCCTTCAAAGTCACTCCCCACCCTCAGACCGCTGTTATGTACTCATCAACTGCAACCCCAACTTCCCCTACGCTGGAGGCGTCACCATGGCCCCGCTCCCGCTGACCTCAGCCCCCACCACCTCCAGCTCCGCCAGAAGCCCGCCTCTGTCTGAACCCGCCCCCGGGCTTCATTCTCAGGAGGAGCCAGAGAAGCGCAGACAGATTCAACCCCGCCCACCTTAAGCATGAGGCCACACATGCTGAAGATCATGCCTAGCAGATTCATGTAGTCTGGCGTCGGGTCGTCCAAAGCTGGGTTGCACTCGCTCGGCGGAGGCTTATACCTGCGACATGTTCAAGGGTCAGGAGCGATCAAGCCCCACCAGGGCTGACAACTTGGCCTGGGCCCACGGCCACAACCAGAAACGCCTTGCCATGATTTGCTGGACTGCTCACCTCAGCACTTTGTTGGGTCTCCGTGGGTCGGACATATTGTTGGTGGACATAGCGAACTGAAGACCACACCGTACCTTTCACTGCTAGAACACCAGCTTCCGGCGTGAGAATGAAGGGTGGCTTTTAGAGTAACACCAGTAGCCTAGCGCTTCTGTTCCCAGTGGCGGTGACCAGGACTGCTCTCAGCCGGAGAATGGAGAAGAAGAAACAGCCCAGAATAGCTCCTGGAAAGTAGGCAATATAGAAAAAACTGAAAGGAGCCTTCAGTATTCCCAACACTGTCATTAACGCGATGAAAATTTGAACACGGAAGTGTGAAGCAGGAAATACATCCT
The DNA window shown above is from Cricetulus griseus strain 17A/GY chromosome 3, alternate assembly CriGri-PICRH-1.0, whole genome shotgun sequence and carries:
- the Wdr83os gene encoding protein Asterix translates to MSTNNMSDPRRPNKVLRYKPPPSECNPALDDPTPDYMNLLGMIFSMCGLMLKLKWCAWVAVYCSFISFANSRSSEDTKQMMSSFMLSISAVVMSYLQNPQPMTPPW
- the Man2b1 gene encoding lysosomal alpha-mannosidase encodes the protein MGTPPLASGVCAGGGSAVWFWMNSCTLSSPVQLISFLFWLLLATPGAWAADYKTCPTVKPDMLNVHLLPHTHDDVGWLKTVDQYYYGILNDVQHASVQYILDSVICSLLEDPTRRFIYVEMAFFSRWWKEQTNATQDTVRALVRQGRLEFVNGGWVMNDEATTHYGAIVDQMTLGLRFLQDTFGSSGRPRVAWHIDPFGHSREQASLFAQMGFDGFFLGRIDYQDKDDRKKKLKMEEVWRGSASLKPPTADLFTGVLPNNYNPPKNLCWDVLCADRPLVEDPKSPEFNAKSLVSYFLMLAHSQQKYYRTNHIVMTMGSDFQYENANMWFKNMDKLIRLVNEQQAEGSKVHVLYSTPTCYLWELNKANLTWSVKEDDFFPYADGPHMFWTGYFSSRPALKHYERLSYNFLQVCNQLEALAGPEANMGPYGSGDSAPLNEAMAVLQHHDAVTGTARQNVVDDYARQLAAGWGPCEVLVSNALAQLSYNKQNFSFCRELNISICPVSQKSENFQVTIYNPLGRKVKHMVRLPVSEGIFFVKDPHGKTVPSNVVMLPSSYGKTSRWDLLFSASVPALGFSMYSVAKVTVRTPQASSLSGKSRKSRSHVLSIENEYIRATFNSDTGLLMMIENMEQTLSLPVKQGFFWYSANIGDEESSQASGAYIFRPKHSKPMPVSRWAEIHLVKTALVQEVHQNFSSWCSQVIRLYPGQRHLELEWMVGPIPMQDFGGKEVISRFDTPMKTKGEFYTDSNGREFLKRRHDYRPTWKLNQTEPVAGNYYPVNTRIYISDGHMQLTVVTDRSQGGSSLKDGSLELMVHRRLLADDGRGVEEALIESGAASTVRGRHFVLLSSVSDAAARHRLLAEEVVLAPQVVLAQGGSPYYSWAAPRTQFSGLRQDLPPQVHLLTLARWGPKKLLLRLEHQFTVTEDSGRNLSSPVTLNLQNLFRAFTITQLQETTLAANQPLSKASRLKWMTDTGPVSYPAPSKLDPTSITLNPMEIRTFVVWVQWQESS